In Streptomyces sp. NBC_00414, a single window of DNA contains:
- a CDS encoding FkbM family methyltransferase: protein MTDPTKPTKPTGPTKPTGPTKPTGPTKPTGPTKPTGPTKPAGPAGPAGPTGFTGPTGPTGFTGPTGPTGSGEARSTAPPATSPYELPNGRGITCVSAAEAKVLWAEATGPGLYRSAADALRPGETVLDIGANIGIVSLMFGWRVPDLRIISVEPAPTTYACLEANLRDHLPGAVAVRGAISDRAGESTFTYYPKSTGNSGLFADQQADDANTRIFLRNSGIPEDYIGEIVKDLHRGIQLTVPTLTVSDLVRRHELREISLLKIDVERAEHLVLSGIEEEHWPLIGHVVAEVHDEEGRLKSLTGLLERYGFTVSVAQQPQLAGTDLYELDATRRLPA from the coding sequence ATGACCGATCCGACGAAGCCGACGAAGCCGACCGGGCCGACGAAGCCGACCGGGCCGACGAAGCCGACCGGGCCGACGAAGCCGACCGGGCCGACGAAGCCGACCGGGCCGACGAAGCCGGCGGGGCCGGCCGGGCCGGCCGGGCCGACCGGGTTCACGGGGCCGACCGGGCCGACCGGGTTCACGGGGCCGACCGGGCCGACGGGGTCGGGGGAGGCGCGGTCCACCGCGCCTCCGGCCACCAGCCCGTACGAGCTGCCCAACGGGCGAGGCATCACCTGCGTCAGTGCGGCCGAGGCCAAGGTCCTCTGGGCGGAGGCGACGGGCCCGGGGCTCTACCGGTCGGCCGCGGACGCGTTGCGACCCGGCGAGACCGTCCTCGACATCGGCGCCAACATCGGAATCGTGTCGCTGATGTTCGGCTGGCGGGTCCCCGATCTGCGGATCATTTCCGTCGAGCCCGCGCCGACGACGTACGCGTGTCTTGAGGCGAACCTCCGCGACCATCTGCCGGGAGCCGTAGCCGTACGCGGCGCCATCAGCGACCGCGCGGGAGAGAGCACCTTCACCTACTATCCGAAGTCGACGGGAAACTCGGGACTGTTCGCCGACCAGCAGGCCGACGACGCGAACACCCGTATCTTTCTGCGCAACTCCGGAATTCCCGAGGACTACATCGGGGAAATCGTCAAGGACCTGCACCGCGGAATCCAGTTGACAGTTCCCACGCTCACCGTCTCGGATCTGGTCAGGCGCCACGAGCTGCGCGAGATCAGCCTTCTGAAAATCGACGTGGAGCGCGCCGAGCACCTGGTCCTGTCCGGCATCGAGGAAGAGCACTGGCCACTGATCGGCCACGTGGTCGCCGAAGTACACGACGAGGAGGGCCGGTTGAAGAGCCTCACCGGACTCCTCGAACGGTACGGATTCACCGTCTCCGTCGCTCAGCAGCCCCAGCTGGCGGGCACGGACCTGTACGAACTCGACGCCACGCGCCGACTCCCGGCCTAG